From a single Silene latifolia isolate original U9 population chromosome 6, ASM4854445v1, whole genome shotgun sequence genomic region:
- the LOC141586105 gene encoding uncharacterized protein LOC141586105 has product MCECNFSLLNLDQLYICLVDILLPSGKKIDGTVSLIDDHHNIAIIHGDLDGIKGTSLSLEIAHLDVNVMSLGRNSTFGLMASRGKINIRRDVLESDDLMSSSCTISESGIGGPLVDISTGFVIGMNVYMQKKATLFMPSIILNHCFQQLVDYGQVMRPCLGLKTRSIDEKKLNEMELIYEKFPSTDGITVNEVIMGSLADEARISVGDIIILLNNIPVSSPLRLADLLLKLGKESRKRKRNRKHMIIKVVLQRPTASKLVKKKIELKYPISPYVNRWPLLPLDIPVVECSSYDFLSYKRGMT; this is encoded by the exons gTGGATATTCTTTTGCCGAGTGGAAAGAAAATAGATGGAACAGTTTCTCTCATCGACGATCATCACAATATTGCAATCATCCATGGAGACTTAGACGGTATCAAGGGGACCTCTCTTTCTTTAGAGATAGCACATTTAGATGTTAATGTGATGTCTTTAGGCCGAAATTCAACTTTTGGTCTAATGGCATCACGTGGGAAAATTAACATCCGGAGAGATGTTTTAGAGTCAGATGACTTAATGTCATCTAGTTGCACTATTTCAGAG AGCGGGATTGGAGGCCCTTTGGTTGATATTTCAACGGGTTTTGTTATTGGTATGAATGTATATATGCAAAAGAAGGCGACCCTGTTTATGCCAAGTATTATTTTAAACCACTGTTTTCAACAGTTGGTGGATTATGG GCAAGTGATGCGTCCATGTCTTGGATTGAAGACGAGAAGCATTGATGAGAAGAAATTGAATGAGATGGAGCTAATATATGagaaatttccatctacggaTGGAATCACGGTAAATGAG GTAATAATGGGATCTCTTGCCGATGAAGCGAGAATTTCTGTTGGTGATATTATTATTCTCTTGAATAATATTCCTGTGAGTTCTCCACTTCGG ctTGCCGATTTACTTCTCAAATTAGGCAAAGAGAGTCgcaagagaaagagaaacagaAAGCACATGATTATTAAG GTTGTATTACAAAGACCTACAGCTTCTAAACTGGTTAAGAAGAAAATAGAACTCAAATACCCAATCTCACCATATGTTAACAG GTGGCCATTATTACCTCTCGATATCCCAGTTGTTGAATGCTCCTCATACGACTTTTTGAGTTACAAG AGAGGAATGACTTAA